In Quadrisphaera sp. DSM 44207, one DNA window encodes the following:
- a CDS encoding acyl carrier protein: protein MAQSEQEILAGVAELVNEETGLPVESVEMDKSFTDDLDIDSLSMTSIVVQAEDKFGVTIPDEDTKNLRTVRDVVTYVQQAQQA from the coding sequence ATGGCGCAGAGCGAGCAGGAGATCCTGGCGGGCGTCGCCGAGCTGGTCAACGAGGAGACCGGCCTGCCGGTCGAGAGCGTGGAGATGGACAAGTCCTTCACCGACGACCTCGACATCGACTCCCTGTCGATGACCTCCATCGTGGTGCAGGCCGAGGACAAGTTCGGCGTGACCATCCCCGACGAGGACACCAAGAACCTGCGCACCGTGCGCGACGTCGTCACCTACGTGCAGCAGGCGCAGCAGGCCTGA
- a CDS encoding beta-ketoacyl synthase: MPGSDAAALPSPAPVPTASAAPHRRVLVTGVGALTPLGDTAAATWEAALAGRPGASSITAEWASRWDMPVTFAAQTTTPGTDVLPRHEARRLDPAGQYAVAAARQAWADAGSPEVDPLRLAAVVATGMGGLWTLFTAYDVLRDRGARRVPPMTVPMLMPNGPAGAVSLALGAAAGAHSPVSACASGAEAVSYGLQMIRAGRADIVVAGGTEATIHPMPLASFHAMQALSTRNESPETASRPYDTARDGFVLGDGSGILVLESEEHARARGARVYAEVLGAGLSADAHHIAAPEPEGMGASRAVQEALAVAGATPADVVHINAHATSTPVGDLAEVKALRRALGPDLDRAAVSATKSMTGHLLGAAGAVESIFTVLALHHRLAPPTINLDDLDPGVDLDVVRKDPRPLPAGGVALNNSFGFGGHNVAVAFGPAS, translated from the coding sequence ATGCCCGGTTCCGACGCCGCGGCCCTGCCCTCGCCGGCACCCGTCCCGACCGCCTCGGCCGCTCCGCACCGCCGCGTCCTCGTGACGGGCGTCGGCGCCCTCACCCCGCTCGGCGACACCGCGGCCGCCACCTGGGAGGCCGCCCTGGCCGGCCGCCCCGGCGCCAGTTCCATCACCGCCGAGTGGGCGAGCCGGTGGGACATGCCGGTGACGTTCGCCGCGCAGACCACCACGCCCGGCACCGACGTGCTGCCCCGCCACGAGGCCCGTCGGCTCGACCCGGCCGGCCAGTACGCCGTCGCCGCCGCCCGCCAGGCGTGGGCCGACGCCGGCTCCCCCGAGGTCGACCCGCTGCGGCTGGCGGCCGTCGTCGCCACCGGCATGGGCGGCCTGTGGACGCTGTTCACCGCCTACGACGTCCTGCGCGACCGCGGCGCGCGCCGCGTGCCGCCCATGACCGTGCCGATGCTCATGCCCAACGGCCCCGCGGGCGCGGTCAGCCTCGCCCTCGGCGCGGCCGCCGGCGCGCACTCGCCCGTCTCCGCCTGCGCCTCGGGCGCCGAGGCGGTCTCCTACGGGCTGCAGATGATCCGCGCCGGGCGCGCCGACATCGTCGTGGCCGGCGGCACCGAGGCCACGATCCACCCCATGCCGCTGGCCTCCTTCCACGCCATGCAGGCGCTGTCCACGCGCAACGAGTCCCCCGAGACCGCCTCGCGGCCCTACGACACCGCCCGCGACGGGTTCGTCCTCGGCGACGGCTCCGGGATCCTCGTGCTGGAGTCCGAGGAGCACGCCCGCGCCCGCGGCGCCCGCGTGTACGCCGAGGTCCTCGGCGCCGGCCTGTCCGCGGACGCCCACCACATCGCCGCTCCCGAGCCCGAGGGCATGGGCGCCTCCCGCGCGGTGCAGGAGGCGCTCGCCGTCGCCGGCGCCACCCCCGCCGACGTCGTGCACATCAACGCCCACGCCACGTCCACGCCGGTCGGCGACCTCGCCGAGGTCAAGGCCCTGCGGCGGGCGCTGGGGCCGGACCTGGACCGCGCGGCCGTCTCGGCCACGAAGTCGATGACGGGGCACCTGCTGGGCGCGGCCGGCGCCGTGGAGAGCATCTTCACGGTCCTCGCCCTGCACCACCGGCTCGCGCCCCCGACGATCAACCTCGACGACCTCGATCCCGGGGTCGACCTGGACGTCGTCCGCAAGGACCCCCGCCCCCTGCCCGCCGGGGGCGTGGCGCTGAACAACTCCTTCGGCTTCGGCGGCCACAACGTCGCCGTCGCCTTCGGCCCGGCCTCCTGA
- a CDS encoding carboxyl transferase domain-containing protein: MSAGPPPDPRDPRARLEALCDPGSTRPLLPDDGPGDGPGDGPGAGPGAGVVAVTGSVAGVPTVVFACDPRAQGGALDARGCAVVLAAYERALADGAPVVGLWHSAGARLQEGPRALEAVGRVFAAMTRASGRVPQVSVVLGPAAGGAAYGPALTDAVVLGPAARVFVTGPDVVRSVTGEDTDAEHLGGPDAHARRSGVAHVAAGSDAEALQHGRALVGLLGAQGAWDAAARAGRVEERDLGALLPASPRRAYDVHPLLDAVLDAPLGTPGAGGSLELHPAWAPNAVTALGRLAGRTVGVVATNPLRLGGCLDAASGEKCARFVRTCDALGVPLVVLVDTPGYLPGVAQEWDGVVRRGAKLLHAFAEAVVPRVTVVVRKAYGGAQIALNSRALGATRVLAWPGAEVAVMGPVAAVRVLRRRELAQAPPERREALEAELAAEHERASGGLARALEVGVVDEVVDPARTRSALVRALAAAPARRGAHGNIPL, translated from the coding sequence GTGAGCGCCGGCCCCCCGCCGGACCCCCGGGACCCGCGGGCGCGGCTGGAGGCCCTCTGCGACCCTGGCAGCACCCGTCCGCTGCTCCCGGACGACGGCCCCGGCGACGGTCCCGGCGACGGTCCCGGTGCCGGTCCTGGTGCCGGGGTCGTCGCGGTCACGGGCTCGGTGGCGGGCGTACCGACCGTCGTCTTCGCCTGCGATCCACGTGCGCAGGGCGGGGCGCTGGACGCGCGCGGCTGCGCGGTGGTCCTCGCCGCCTACGAGCGGGCGCTGGCGGACGGCGCCCCGGTGGTGGGCCTGTGGCACTCCGCCGGGGCGCGCCTGCAGGAGGGCCCGCGGGCGCTGGAGGCGGTCGGCCGGGTCTTCGCGGCCATGACCCGCGCCTCGGGCCGCGTGCCGCAGGTCTCCGTGGTGCTCGGGCCGGCCGCCGGCGGCGCCGCGTACGGGCCGGCGCTGACCGACGCGGTGGTCCTCGGACCCGCGGCGCGCGTCTTCGTCACCGGCCCGGACGTCGTCCGCTCGGTGACCGGTGAGGACACCGACGCGGAGCACCTCGGCGGCCCCGACGCGCACGCTCGCCGCTCCGGCGTCGCGCACGTGGCCGCCGGCAGCGACGCGGAGGCGCTGCAGCACGGCCGCGCGCTCGTCGGGCTGCTCGGCGCGCAGGGCGCCTGGGACGCCGCCGCCCGCGCCGGGCGCGTGGAGGAGCGCGACCTCGGCGCGCTGCTGCCGGCCTCGCCGCGGCGCGCCTACGACGTGCACCCGCTGCTCGACGCCGTCCTCGACGCCCCGCTGGGCACCCCCGGCGCCGGCGGCTCCCTGGAGCTGCACCCCGCGTGGGCGCCGAACGCCGTGACGGCGCTGGGGCGGCTCGCCGGGCGCACCGTCGGCGTCGTCGCGACCAACCCGCTGCGGCTCGGCGGCTGCCTGGACGCCGCCTCGGGCGAGAAGTGCGCGCGGTTCGTGCGGACGTGCGACGCCCTCGGCGTCCCCCTCGTGGTGCTCGTGGACACCCCCGGCTACCTGCCGGGGGTGGCCCAGGAGTGGGACGGGGTGGTGCGGCGCGGCGCCAAGCTGCTGCACGCCTTCGCCGAGGCCGTCGTGCCCCGGGTGACGGTGGTGGTGCGCAAGGCCTACGGCGGCGCGCAGATCGCGCTGAACAGCCGGGCGCTGGGCGCCACCCGCGTGCTCGCGTGGCCGGGCGCCGAGGTCGCGGTCATGGGCCCGGTCGCGGCCGTGCGGGTGCTGCGCCGGCGCGAGCTCGCGCAGGCGCCGCCCGAGCGGCGCGAGGCCCTGGAGGCGGAGCTGGCGGCCGAGCACGAGCGCGCCTCCGGAGGGCTGGCGCGGGCGCTGGAGGTCGGCGTCGTCGACGAGGTCGTCGACCCGGCGCGCACGCGCTCGGCGCTCGTGCGGGCCCTGGCCGCGGCCCCGGCGCGCCGCGGCGCGCACGGCAACATCCCGCTGTGA
- a CDS encoding DUF3145 domain-containing protein, with amino-acid sequence MSSGMTRGVLFVHSAPRAVCPHVEWAASNVLGVPVSLDWTDQPAAPGLLRGEVPWHGTPGTGARLTSALRGWTHLRFEVTEEPSPGVDGGRWSHTPELGIFHAVTDAHGSVVVPEDRLKAALEIAGEDLMRVRDALDLALGSAWDDELEPFRYAGDGAPVRWLHRVG; translated from the coding sequence ATGTCCAGTGGGATGACGCGCGGTGTGCTGTTCGTGCACTCAGCGCCCCGTGCGGTGTGCCCCCACGTGGAGTGGGCGGCCTCCAACGTCCTCGGTGTGCCCGTGTCCCTGGACTGGACGGACCAGCCGGCGGCGCCCGGGCTGCTGCGCGGGGAGGTGCCCTGGCACGGCACCCCCGGCACCGGGGCGCGCCTGACGTCCGCCCTGCGCGGGTGGACGCACCTGCGCTTCGAGGTCACCGAGGAGCCGAGCCCCGGCGTCGACGGCGGCCGGTGGAGCCACACGCCCGAGCTCGGCATCTTCCACGCCGTCACCGACGCCCACGGCTCCGTCGTCGTGCCCGAGGACCGCCTCAAGGCCGCCCTGGAGATCGCCGGGGAGGACCTGATGCGGGTCCGGGACGCCCTCGACCTCGCGCTGGGCTCGGCGTGGGACGACGAGCTGGAGCCCTTCCGCTACGCCGGGGACGGCGCGCCCGTGCGCTGGCTGCACCGCGTCGGCTGA